A stretch of DNA from Lotus japonicus ecotype B-129 chromosome 4, LjGifu_v1.2:
ctgattctataaagcaaagaagggttctgtgttgtttgattacattcaaactctgattgttcattgtgtttaccaatcactgtggcagtgattgagagaaagtgagaggggctctcatacttaggttgagattctaagtagaaatacactgggtagattaggaagtgaactatgaactgaggtgttcatgagtgtctgtaattcctgaatcttgagatagtggatttcctttctttgggtgcaaaccctccagacgtaggtgaaagttttcactgaactgggttaacaacttctgagtgttattgttttgttgttaagttttgtttattgttaagcgattgtcgaacctcttgtcccaacatcgtgtaggacaattgtatcagagggaacctgaattacaatgcGCTATCAAGGACACATCAATGTTGAGTACTGCAATAAGTCGAATGCTATAAAATATCTTTTCAAGTATATTAACAAAGGACCTGATAGAGTCAATGTTCAGATATCCAATGGTGGTACCAGTGCTGACAAATCTGAACAACAAGATGAAATCAAACAATATTATGATTACAGGTAATTTTCCAAGACACAAATATGTATTACTctagaaattaattttattattttttgtttgttcttGGATTGAGTGCATGAATTCCTCCAATAAGTGTgcgtgaaaaaaaattaagtcaatGTTTAAAACCATTTTAAGATGAAAACATTAAATTTCGTAAGCTAATGTAGTGGAAAAAATGATAATTTCGTTTTATTTCATAAGTCtctcaattttcattttttatacatATTAGATGCTTAATTTGTGGATTTTAAGAAGTCAATTTATTTTCACTTTATTATCATAAAATCATTCCATTTATGGTGATGTCTTAAAAGTTTGTAAAATGTAAATACCTATTTTAAAAACGAAAACAGACAGTATTAATTTTTTCCCATTATTTGAAATATGTGTGGTTGgttttatttgataaaaaagCATAATTTAAAAATAGTGTTCTTTACCCGCCATGGTATGGAGTGTATATTTAAGTTCAAATgggtaattttttttgaaaacaagtaCATTATCAGCATGTACCTAAAATGCAGCTACCATATAAGATGAGTTTATGATTAATatcatttgaattttttaactCTTGAAATTAAATGCAGGTACCTTACTCCATGTGAAGCCGCGTGGAGAACATTGAAATATGATATTCATGAAAGATGGCCTCCAATGTTAAGATTAGGATTCCATCTTCCAAACCAACAAAGTGTTTTATTCAAAGAGAATGACGATTTGGAAAATGTGAAGGAAAACTCAACTAAAAAGGGCACTCAATTCTTGGCATGGATGGATGCCAACAAAAAGTACCAGGAGGGGAGAAATCTCACATATGCAGAATTTCCTTCCAAATTTGTGTACAacaaaaaatcaacaatatgGCTTCCTAGGAAAAGAGGCATTTCTCTTGGTCGATTGCAATTTATTGCCCCTGGAATGGGAGAAAATTACTACATGCGTGTTTTAATAAATAGGCAAAAAGGTTGTGACAGTTTTAAAAGCATAAGAACTGTAAAGGGTGTTGTTTATCCTACATTCCGCGATGCATGCGAAGCGATGGGATTACTGGAGGATGACCGTGAGTATGTTGATGGAATTTCAATTGCAAGTGATCTTGGTTTCGGATCTCAGCTAAGGAAATTATTTACCAGAATGCTGATGACAAACTTGATTTCCAGGCCACAAGAAGTTTGGAGAAAGTCTTGGACTCTTTTAAGTGATGGGATTTTGTATGACAGAAGAAAAGAACTCAACATTCCAGGTATTTCatcaatattaattttttggccataattagtaatattttctcttttatccCTTAAGAATTAGTATGCATTTATTTTTTGACATGTATATTGGTCCATTGCTATTACTATTTCTTACCATATATTAGGTAAACCAAATAGTATTTACCGTATTTATAAAATTATGCAGCAATCTAAGAAATCTATATTATTGATGTATTTGGAgtcctaacaaaaaaaaaaatcaatatttctcatttaatttaattttctaatttaatttatttgcattatttcatttaatttccttCAGATCTTCGTATAGAGGATGAAGAATTACAGAACTTATGTCTGattgagattgaaaaaatattgcaaGGCAATGGAAGGTCACTCAAGGAATTTCCATGTTTACCATACCCTAAATTTtcagaaattcaaaattttgaaaatagattcGTTGTAGATGAGTTGAATTATAATAGGGATGAAATGGTAAAGATTCATGATGAATTGGTTAGTTCTCTTACTTCAGAGCAAGAGATTGTTTATTAGAATGTTTTGGATGCTGTTTTGCCTGATAACAGTggattcttttttctatatggttttggaggaaCAGGAAAAACATTTGTTTGGAATACATTATCTGCTGCTTTGCGTTCAATGGGCCTTATTGTCTTAAATGTCGCATCTAGCGGAATTGCATCACTATTGTTACCTGGAGGTAGAACTGCTCATTCAAGGTTTTCTATTCCTATTTCAATAAATGAGATATCAACCTGTAATCTTCGTCACGGTTCCCCAAAAGCTgaattattgaaaaaagcaaGCCTAATTATTTGGGATGAGGCACCGATGTTAAACAAACATTGCTTTGAAGCTTTAGACAGATCTCTTAATGACATTATGAAGACTCAGTCTACCCATGGTTATGACATTCCATTCGGAGGTAAAGTTGTGGTACTAGAAGGcgactttagacaaatacttcCAGTTATTTCCAAAGGAAGTCGTTCAGAAATTGTCGGTTCAgctatcaattcttcatatttgtggaagcattgcaaggtaatgaagttgactattaatatgagattgcaaaatgctacatcgacttcttcagcagcagaaataaaagagtttgcaGATAGGTTGCTTCAAGTTGGAGATGGTATAGTTAAAACGATTGATGAGGAAGAAACACTTATTgagattcctccagatcttcttaTTGAACAGTGTAAGGAACCGTTGCTTGAATTAGTTAATTTTGCATATCCAAAACTTGCAcataatttgcaaaaaaattcattctttcAAGAAAGAGCGATCCTTGCATCAACCCTTGAATGTGTAgaggaaatcaacaactttatgttagcAATGATTCCTGGTGATGAAACAGAATATTTGAGTTGTGATACTCCGTGCAAGTCAGACGAAGATTAGGGTGTCAATGCAGAGTGGTTTACATttgaattcttaaatgatttcaaatGCTCTGGAATTCCAAACCATGCAATTAAACAAAAagttggtgtccctatcatgctcattcgaaacatagaccaagctgcagggttgtgtaatggaactcgaatgatagtcaatgctttgactaaatatataattgtcGCTACTGTTTTGAATGGAAACAATATGGGTGA
This window harbors:
- the LOC130713119 gene encoding uncharacterized protein LOC130713119, yielding MRYQGHINVEYCNKSNAIKYLFKYINKGPDRVNVQISNGGTSADKSEQQDEIKQYYDYRYLTPCEAAWRTLKYDIHERWPPMLRLGFHLPNQQSVLFKENDDLENVKENSTKKGTQFLAWMDANKKYQEGRNLTYAEFPSKFVYNKKSTIWLPRKRGISLGRLQFIAPGMGENYYMRVLINRQKGCDSFKSIRTVKGVVYPTFRDACEAMGLLEDDREYVDGISIASDLGFGSQLRKLFTRMLMTNLISRPQEVWRKSWTLLSDGILYDRRKELNIPDLRIEDEELQNLCLIEIEKILQGNGSGFFFLYGFGGTGKTFVWNTLSAALRSMGLIVLNVASSGIASLLLPGGRTAHSRFSIPISINEISTCNLRHGSPKAELLKKASLIIWDEAPMLNKHCFEALDRSLNDIMKTQSTHGYDIPFGDRKEFEHFQALAKAQYPKTLGFLSPLCVVPYVTFAGLGLYHLGFPKLQLQLAKCVEVRLPAAQIVMVFIS